From a single Nostoc sp. MS1 genomic region:
- the ychF gene encoding redox-regulated ATPase YchF translates to MLRAGIVGLPNVGKSTLFNAVVANAKAEAANFPFCTIEPNVGVVAVPDERLEVLSKISSSVQIIPARVEFVDIAGLVKGASQGEGLGNQFLSHIREVDAIVHVVRCFENDDIIHVAGSVDPVRDIEIISLELGLSDLAQIERRIERTRKQARTSKDAQFEITVLEKLAAALNEGKSARQISLTEEEAAIIKGLELLTNKPIIYAANVSEDELATGNEFVERVRQVATQENAQVVVVSAQVEAELVELPEEDKADFLESLGVKEGGLKSLIRATYTLLGLRTYFTSGPKETRAWTIHAGMSAPQAAGVIHSDFERGFIRAETVAYNDLVATGSLNAAKEKGLVRSEGKEYIVQEGDVMLFRFNV, encoded by the coding sequence ATGCTAAGAGCCGGAATTGTCGGACTTCCTAACGTCGGAAAATCTACTTTATTTAATGCTGTAGTCGCTAATGCTAAAGCAGAGGCGGCTAATTTCCCGTTCTGTACAATTGAACCGAATGTTGGTGTTGTTGCAGTACCGGATGAACGGTTAGAGGTGCTGTCAAAAATTTCCAGTTCGGTGCAAATTATTCCCGCACGAGTTGAGTTTGTGGATATTGCCGGCTTAGTCAAAGGCGCAAGCCAAGGTGAAGGATTAGGTAATCAATTTTTGTCTCATATTCGAGAAGTTGATGCGATCGTTCATGTGGTACGTTGTTTTGAGAATGATGATATCATCCACGTTGCTGGTTCAGTTGACCCAGTACGCGATATTGAAATCATCAGTCTAGAACTAGGTTTATCAGATTTAGCCCAAATTGAACGCCGCATTGAACGCACCCGTAAACAAGCACGCACCAGCAAAGATGCCCAATTTGAGATCACAGTCTTAGAAAAATTAGCAGCTGCTTTAAATGAAGGTAAATCAGCGCGTCAAATCAGCTTAACGGAAGAAGAAGCAGCCATCATTAAAGGACTGGAACTATTAACAAATAAGCCAATTATTTACGCGGCTAATGTCTCAGAAGATGAATTAGCAACGGGTAATGAATTTGTAGAAAGAGTCCGCCAAGTTGCAACCCAAGAAAATGCTCAAGTCGTTGTAGTTTCTGCTCAAGTAGAAGCGGAACTTGTAGAACTTCCAGAGGAAGATAAAGCTGATTTCTTAGAATCTTTAGGTGTGAAAGAAGGTGGATTAAAATCTTTAATTCGTGCCACGTACACCTTATTAGGATTACGCACATATTTCACCAGTGGGCCAAAAGAAACCCGCGCTTGGACAATTCACGCAGGAATGTCAGCGCCTCAAGCCGCAGGTGTAATTCACTCTGATTTTGAGCGAGGATTTATTCGCGCGGAAACCGTTGCTTATAATGATTTAGTAGCAACTGGTTCTCTTAATGCTGCGAAGGAAAAAGGCTTAGTTCGCAGTGAAGGAAAAGAGTATATCGTGCAAGAAGGCGATGTAATGTTGTTCCGATTTAACGTCTAA
- a CDS encoding glutamate--cysteine ligase: MTFSFGIEHEVAFLDKEGKFADFASTNFADFNQIVERLPTYPNDHLQLRVGDAGIRKKRWYIEGFERFADSDEVIDCLSKGIEIRTTIHSDIQSAIKELSDGFNLLHDVAAEFGFSPVLTSFHPYKTSFIPYPPLNEYEIQQLQAYPDEQTASIYMVSYGPDLNISVADLPIERVIDLGKKLTYYSPYIVPFSYSSPFYDGKLWNGLSYRTYIRTGKRPATLVFVPDKEQLINSMPSLTKVARLPAEIGRIEFKAFDSCDDFSIYAALLALLKGLVLDESLQGRAITPDAHLHQWSAKFGFDAEDILMNATTILQAAEAALKDDPDVNLLTPLKEMLTTRKTTSHKLIALYQSAGSIEEALKCTYQR, from the coding sequence ATGACATTTTCATTTGGGATTGAACATGAAGTCGCTTTCCTTGACAAAGAAGGAAAGTTTGCTGATTTTGCATCAACAAATTTTGCTGATTTTAATCAAATTGTAGAAAGACTACCCACATATCCTAATGACCATTTGCAATTACGTGTAGGTGATGCAGGTATTAGGAAAAAGCGCTGGTATATTGAGGGTTTTGAAAGATTTGCTGATTCAGATGAGGTAATTGATTGTTTATCAAAGGGAATAGAAATTAGAACCACTATCCATTCTGATATTCAAAGTGCGATCAAAGAATTATCAGACGGTTTTAATTTATTACATGATGTTGCTGCTGAATTTGGTTTTTCACCAGTTTTAACTAGTTTCCACCCTTATAAAACCTCTTTTATACCCTATCCACCATTAAACGAATATGAAATTCAACAGTTACAAGCTTATCCAGATGAGCAAACTGCTAGTATTTATATGGTGTCATACGGGCCAGACTTAAATATTTCTGTTGCTGATCTACCAATTGAACGTGTAATTGATCTCGGTAAAAAATTAACTTATTACAGCCCTTACATTGTACCTTTTAGTTATAGTTCGCCTTTTTATGACGGTAAGCTGTGGAATGGTTTATCTTACAGAACATATATTAGAACTGGCAAAAGACCTGCTACTTTAGTATTTGTTCCAGATAAAGAGCAATTGATAAATAGTATGCCATCATTAACAAAAGTTGCTCGTCTACCTGCGGAAATTGGTAGAATTGAATTTAAAGCTTTTGATAGTTGTGATGACTTCTCTATTTATGCAGCATTGTTGGCATTATTAAAAGGTTTAGTGTTAGATGAATCTTTACAGGGTAGAGCGATAACTCCAGACGCACATCTACATCAATGGTCTGCAAAGTTTGGTTTTGATGCTGAAGATATATTGATGAACGCAACAACAATTTTACAAGCGGCTGAGGCTGCGTTAAAAGATGATCCAGATGTTAATTTATTAACACCATTAAAAGAGATGTTAACGACGAGAAAAACTACATCTCACAAATTAATCGCATTATATCAGAGTGCAGGTTCGATAGAAGAAGCTTTGAAGTGTACTTATCAGAGGTAG
- a CDS encoding class I SAM-dependent methyltransferase, translating into MKDIFFCPEESNFYSNCIENFILRNSDDADSIVEFGSGDGSPVINSLLRNKFDGVIHGFELNTSAWKAANSTIDEYNLTDKYVVNNSSLFESATPEANYLIANPPYLPAPDNDIYMPLLFGGEDGAAITNELLSLGYENVLLLVSSFSNPLSTIAQAQEYGYHISNFVILPLKFGYYSSEAKVKNHIEELRKHKMAFYSGDYYFLAGVLFQQDNSTIDLSKELTQVMMSL; encoded by the coding sequence ATGAAAGACATCTTTTTTTGTCCTGAAGAATCAAATTTTTATTCAAATTGCATAGAGAATTTCATCCTCAGAAATTCAGATGATGCCGATTCTATTGTTGAATTTGGTTCAGGAGACGGTAGTCCTGTAATTAACTCATTACTCAGAAATAAGTTTGATGGTGTTATTCATGGATTTGAGTTAAATACTTCAGCATGGAAAGCGGCTAATTCAACAATTGATGAATATAACCTTACAGATAAATATGTAGTAAACAACTCATCTTTATTTGAATCTGCTACACCCGAAGCTAACTACCTCATTGCTAATCCTCCCTATTTACCAGCACCAGATAATGATATTTATATGCCTTTATTATTTGGCGGTGAAGATGGTGCAGCTATTACCAATGAGCTTTTATCTTTAGGCTACGAAAATGTACTACTCTTAGTTTCTAGCTTCTCTAATCCTCTAAGTACAATCGCCCAAGCACAAGAATATGGCTATCATATTAGTAATTTTGTAATTCTACCTTTAAAGTTTGGTTACTATAGCTCAGAAGCAAAAGTTAAAAACCACATAGAAGAATTACGAAAACATAAAATGGCGTTCTATTCTGGAGACTATTATTTCTTAGCAGGTGTGCTATTTCAACAAGACAACTCTACAATTGATTTATCTAAAGAATTAACTCAAGTAATGATGAGTTTGTAA
- a CDS encoding iron-containing redox enzyme family protein, whose protein sequence is MQSNLFMFPIVEVAKQNTQVKERYFTEYDHAEQQFLLLLATEDLDNNLAQQATIVSNFEQAVSTAINAAYEGDSQDDLAHRFLQRILYRINRLNLFWYDDLQHYTNERSLYLSSCRNQIEAAWQKWELAQVDVAALQKLDVKQALIDRANADLDPPLSAASRFIREEMSEAGYRHLLAIGSFDGLVEGSRLSRILGGTANEVQCTLVRVLLEEYGNGRLSRKHSTFFAQMLAEFGMNTEPEGYFDLVPWEVLACANHNFLLTERRRYYLRYSGGLTYFEVAGPAAYRNYLTAAQRLGLSNAAMGYWELHIKEDERHGQWMLKDVALPLAERYPNEAWELVLGYDQEKLMSDRAAEAVVRSIRQAEAVN, encoded by the coding sequence ATGCAAAGCAATTTATTCATGTTCCCAATTGTTGAGGTCGCAAAGCAAAATACACAGGTAAAAGAAAGATATTTTACTGAGTATGACCATGCCGAGCAGCAGTTTTTACTACTATTGGCAACTGAGGATTTAGATAATAATTTAGCTCAACAAGCTACTATTGTCAGTAATTTTGAACAGGCGGTTTCTACAGCAATTAATGCTGCTTATGAAGGTGATAGTCAAGATGATTTAGCACATCGATTTTTGCAACGGATACTCTATCGCATCAATCGGCTAAATCTGTTTTGGTATGATGATTTACAACATTATACTAATGAGCGATCGCTATATTTATCCTCTTGTCGCAATCAAATAGAAGCTGCTTGGCAAAAATGGGAACTTGCACAAGTTGATGTTGCAGCACTACAAAAGTTAGATGTTAAACAAGCTTTAATAGACCGTGCTAACGCTGATTTAGACCCACCATTGTCAGCAGCTAGTCGCTTTATTCGTGAAGAAATGAGTGAGGCTGGCTACCGTCATTTATTGGCGATCGGTTCTTTTGATGGCTTGGTTGAAGGTAGTCGTCTTTCTCGAATTTTAGGTGGTACTGCTAATGAGGTACAGTGTACACTGGTGCGGGTACTGTTGGAAGAATATGGTAACGGTCGTTTATCGCGCAAGCACTCAACATTTTTCGCGCAAATGTTGGCTGAGTTTGGGATGAACACTGAACCAGAAGGGTATTTTGATTTAGTTCCTTGGGAAGTTTTAGCTTGCGCCAATCATAACTTTTTACTAACTGAACGCAGACGGTATTACCTGCGCTACAGTGGCGGACTGACATACTTTGAAGTGGCTGGCCCTGCGGCTTATCGCAACTATTTAACAGCAGCGCAAAGATTAGGCTTATCTAATGCGGCGATGGGTTATTGGGAATTGCATATCAAGGAAGATGAACGCCACGGACAATGGATGTTAAAGGATGTAGCTTTACCTTTAGCGGAACGTTACCCCAATGAGGCGTGGGAGTTGGTGCTGGGGTACGACCAAGAGAAATTAATGAGCGATCGCGCGGCTGAAGCTGTTGTTCGTTCCATTCGCCAAGCTGAAGCCGTTAACTAA
- a CDS encoding peptidoglycan D,D-transpeptidase FtsI family protein — MQKSPSRLKFRKFQKPDFTKRKRVSKKVEAKTSFPNTQEDSSFNIRTRLVTVWAILMAAGMGLAINLYNLQIIQGQKLTERARSQQMVNLRPYMPRRLVVDRNDNVLAVDRPVYTLYAHPKLFKKTNEEVSDRLAPIINRNPADLVKIFQGQKSGITLTADLPEELADRVRSLGLDGLEMIPKYSRYYPQDDLAADVIGYVDADRRGQAGVEYSQEKWLERTVKSVRLSRAGNGALMPDYAPEGFLNSDDLRMQLTIDTRLQRATRNALKQQLDKFGGKRGAVIVMDATDGSILAMVSQPTYNPNEYSKANISLFKNWTVADLYEPGSTFKPLNVAIALENGVIKADDVFNDSGAIRIGTHTIRNAERNGYGRLNIAQILQNSSNIGMVQIIQRLKPSIYYNWLERLGLGQPVDTDLPFAVAGTLRSQETFIHSPIEPATTSFGQGFSLTPLQLVQMHGALANGGKLVTPHVVRGLIDTKGQVHYTPHLPPPRQIFSAATTQKVVEMMETVVTEGTGKPAQVPGYRIAGKTGTAQKASPNGGYIVGARITSFVAILPVESPRYVILALVDEPKGANAYGSTVAAPIAKSVMEALIPIERLAPSQVINDKKSQ, encoded by the coding sequence ATGCAAAAGTCACCAAGTAGATTAAAGTTTAGGAAATTCCAAAAGCCAGATTTCACTAAGCGCAAACGGGTATCGAAAAAAGTGGAAGCAAAGACAAGTTTCCCCAATACTCAAGAGGATTCGTCTTTTAATATCAGAACTCGGCTTGTGACTGTGTGGGCTATATTGATGGCTGCTGGAATGGGGTTGGCAATCAATCTATATAACCTACAGATTATTCAAGGGCAGAAACTGACAGAACGGGCGCGAAGTCAACAAATGGTGAATTTACGCCCTTATATGCCCCGGCGCTTGGTGGTGGATCGCAATGATAATGTTTTAGCTGTCGATCGCCCTGTTTATACTTTATATGCCCACCCTAAGTTATTTAAAAAGACTAATGAGGAAGTTAGCGATCGCCTAGCCCCTATCATTAATAGAAACCCTGCTGATTTAGTCAAGATTTTTCAAGGTCAAAAAAGTGGTATCACTCTCACGGCTGACTTACCAGAAGAACTAGCAGATCGCGTTAGGTCGTTAGGTTTAGATGGGTTAGAGATGATTCCCAAATACTCCCGCTATTATCCCCAGGATGACTTAGCGGCGGATGTCATCGGCTATGTAGATGCTGATCGGCGTGGGCAAGCTGGCGTGGAATATAGCCAAGAGAAATGGCTAGAAAGGACTGTCAAATCAGTACGTTTAAGTAGGGCGGGTAATGGGGCGTTAATGCCTGATTATGCTCCTGAAGGTTTTTTAAATTCCGATGATCTGCGGATGCAGTTGACTATTGACACTCGTTTGCAGAGGGCTACCCGGAATGCACTCAAACAACAGTTAGACAAGTTTGGTGGGAAACGGGGAGCAGTAATTGTTATGGATGCGACGGATGGTTCTATCCTCGCTATGGTGTCACAGCCCACTTATAACCCTAATGAATACTCAAAGGCGAATATTTCCCTGTTCAAGAACTGGACGGTGGCGGATCTTTATGAACCGGGTTCGACTTTTAAACCCTTAAATGTGGCGATCGCCCTAGAAAACGGTGTCATTAAAGCCGATGATGTGTTTAATGATTCCGGTGCAATTCGTATTGGTACTCATACGATTAGAAACGCTGAACGTAACGGTTACGGACGGCTCAACATTGCCCAAATTCTCCAAAACTCTAGCAATATTGGGATGGTTCAAATCATCCAACGCCTTAAACCTTCGATTTACTACAATTGGCTGGAACGTTTAGGATTGGGACAACCAGTAGATACAGATTTACCTTTTGCTGTGGCTGGTACGCTCAGAAGTCAAGAAACATTTATTCATTCTCCTATCGAACCTGCAACCACCTCATTTGGACAAGGCTTTTCTTTGACACCTTTACAGTTGGTGCAAATGCACGGGGCTTTAGCTAATGGTGGTAAATTAGTGACACCACACGTTGTCCGGGGATTAATTGATACTAAGGGACAAGTTCACTACACACCTCATCTCCCCCCACCAAGGCAAATTTTCTCAGCCGCCACAACTCAAAAAGTTGTAGAAATGATGGAAACCGTAGTTACAGAGGGAACTGGGAAACCTGCACAAGTTCCTGGCTATCGTATTGCTGGTAAAACAGGTACAGCCCAAAAAGCCAGTCCTAACGGTGGTTACATTGTTGGCGCGCGGATTACCAGTTTTGTTGCTATCCTACCCGTTGAATCCCCTCGCTATGTAATTTTGGCACTAGTTGATGAACCAAAAGGCGCAAATGCCTACGGTTCTACAGTCGCAGCGCCGATTGCGAAATCTGTCATGGAAGCACTTATCCCCATCGAACGCCTAGCGCCTAGCCAAGTAATTAATGATAAAAAGTCGCAATAA
- a CDS encoding alpha/beta hydrolase family protein codes for MNFLSPKKQSSMAIVGSLVITLGLELTAGANTFNPAPLFSKAANYSTKIPRSGGDADAADIYYPVVPKTNKTTLPIALLLQGALVDKSDYSKFANTVARYGFVVVIPNHTRTAKSPRRTVTGLLSEELQINDVLAYMQSENSRSASPIANQLDPKTLVLLGHSFGGAVGIAAIQGKCFAIFCTKDFSRPDELKAGVFYGANFLMGQNSKDIPVIENDGVPIALVQGNLDGVAKPSSAQITYEKIQDHLKALITVVGANHYGITNADNSKREPNRPTLEQEVSIETIARWSALFLRATALKDKQAFDYVFNSGDALDPNVKREEP; via the coding sequence ATGAATTTTCTCTCTCCAAAAAAGCAATCATCAATGGCTATAGTTGGGTCATTAGTGATAACTCTAGGATTAGAGCTAACTGCTGGGGCTAATACATTTAACCCTGCGCCTCTTTTTAGTAAAGCTGCTAACTACTCTACGAAGATTCCGAGAAGTGGTGGTGATGCAGATGCTGCTGATATTTATTACCCAGTTGTCCCCAAGACCAATAAAACTACACTACCCATTGCGTTATTGTTGCAAGGAGCGCTGGTTGACAAATCTGATTATTCAAAATTCGCTAATACCGTAGCACGTTATGGGTTTGTAGTAGTGATACCTAATCACACTAGAACTGCAAAAAGCCCAAGGCGTACAGTGACAGGTTTACTCTCTGAAGAACTACAAATAAATGATGTTCTAGCTTATATGCAGAGTGAAAATTCTCGTTCTGCATCACCCATTGCTAATCAACTCGACCCTAAAACACTAGTCTTGCTTGGTCATTCATTTGGCGGAGCAGTAGGAATTGCGGCAATTCAGGGTAAATGTTTTGCTATCTTCTGTACAAAAGATTTTTCCCGACCTGATGAATTGAAGGCTGGAGTGTTTTATGGCGCTAACTTCTTGATGGGTCAAAATAGCAAAGACATTCCTGTAATTGAAAATGATGGTGTCCCCATTGCTTTGGTGCAGGGGAATTTAGATGGCGTGGCAAAACCATCTAGCGCCCAAATAACATACGAAAAAATTCAAGACCATCTCAAGGCATTAATTACGGTTGTTGGTGCAAACCACTATGGCATTACCAATGCAGATAACTCCAAGCGCGAACCTAACAGACCGACGCTAGAGCAAGAAGTGTCCATAGAAACCATCGCTCGTTGGAGTGCGCTGTTTTTACGTGCAACAGCACTCAAAGATAAACAAGCATTTGATTATGTATTCAACTCAGGTGATGCGTTAGACCCAAATGTCAAACGGGAAGAGCCTTGA
- the glgB gene encoding 1,4-alpha-glucan branching enzyme produces MSMTTIAPEQVNRIVWNQHHDPFEILGSHPIEQNGKNVWVVRAYLPNASAAWVVLPEQRQEYPMQTVHDPHFFECTIETSELSNYQLKIKEGEHERVTYDPYAFRSPRLTDFDLHLFAEGNHHRIYEKLGAHATEVDGVKGVYFAVWAPNARNVSVLGDFNQWDGRKHQMRKGPTGVWELFIPELGVGEHYKYEIKNLAGHIYEKSDPYGFQQEARPKTASIVSDLNSYQWNDEDWLENRRHTDPLTQPISVYEVHLGSWLHGASAEPAKLPNGETEPVVIASELKPGSRFLTYRELASRLIPYVKELGYTHIELLPIAEHPFDGSWGYQVTGYYAPTSRFGSPEDFMYFVDQCHQNGIGVIVDWVPGHFPKDGHGLAFFDGTHLYEHADPRKGEHKEWGTLVFNYNRNEIRNFLVANALFWFDKYHIDGIRVDAVASMLYLDYCRKEGEWVTNQYGGRENLEAADFLRQVNHLLFSYFPGVLSIAEESTSWPMVSWPTYTGGLGFNLKWNMGWMHDMLDYFSMDPWFRQFHQNNITFSMWYNHSENFMLALSHDEVVHGKSNIIGKMPGDRWQKLANVRCLFTYMFTHPGKKTMFMSMEFGQWSEWNVWADLEWSLLQFEPHQQLKTFFAELNKLYRSEPALYTLDFAREGFEWVDCSDNRHSVVSFIRRDKDTENFVVVVCNFTPQPHSHYRIGVPEKGFYTELFNSDARQYGGSNMGNLGGKWTDDWSMHNRSYSLDLCLPPLGVLILKLNKEQTAKALGS; encoded by the coding sequence ATGTCCATGACCACGATCGCCCCTGAACAGGTTAACCGCATCGTCTGGAACCAGCATCATGATCCTTTTGAAATACTGGGTTCTCATCCCATAGAACAAAACGGTAAAAACGTTTGGGTTGTCAGAGCCTATCTACCAAACGCCAGTGCAGCTTGGGTAGTACTACCAGAACAACGGCAAGAGTACCCCATGCAAACGGTACATGACCCCCACTTTTTTGAGTGTACCATTGAAACTTCTGAGCTATCCAACTACCAACTAAAAATTAAAGAGGGAGAACATGAGCGTGTCACTTATGACCCTTATGCTTTTCGTTCCCCTCGTCTGACAGACTTTGATTTACATTTGTTTGCCGAAGGTAATCATCACCGCATTTATGAAAAACTCGGAGCGCACGCCACAGAAGTAGATGGAGTTAAAGGCGTTTACTTTGCAGTTTGGGCCCCCAATGCTCGCAACGTTTCCGTTTTGGGAGACTTCAACCAATGGGATGGACGCAAACACCAGATGCGTAAAGGCCCCACAGGTGTTTGGGAATTATTCATTCCCGAACTAGGCGTAGGGGAGCATTACAAATATGAAATAAAAAATCTTGCAGGTCACATTTACGAAAAATCTGATCCTTATGGTTTCCAACAAGAAGCACGCCCCAAAACAGCTTCAATTGTTAGCGATTTAAACTCATACCAATGGAACGACGAAGACTGGTTAGAAAATCGTCGTCATACAGATCCCCTGACTCAGCCCATCTCAGTTTATGAGGTGCATTTAGGTTCTTGGTTACATGGTGCAAGTGCCGAGCCAGCTAAGTTACCTAATGGCGAAACCGAACCTGTAGTCATTGCTTCCGAATTAAAGCCAGGTTCACGTTTTTTAACCTACCGCGAATTAGCCAGCAGACTAATTCCTTATGTTAAGGAATTAGGATACACACACATCGAATTATTACCAATTGCCGAACATCCTTTTGATGGGTCTTGGGGTTATCAAGTCACTGGGTACTACGCCCCCACCTCGCGTTTCGGTAGCCCTGAAGATTTTATGTATTTTGTTGACCAATGTCATCAAAATGGCATTGGTGTAATTGTCGATTGGGTTCCGGGTCACTTCCCCAAAGATGGACATGGTTTAGCTTTCTTTGATGGCACTCATTTGTACGAACACGCTGACCCCCGCAAAGGCGAACATAAAGAGTGGGGTACTTTGGTGTTCAACTACAACCGCAACGAAATACGTAACTTTTTAGTAGCAAATGCCCTGTTCTGGTTCGACAAATACCACATTGATGGGATTCGTGTTGATGCTGTGGCTTCCATGCTCTACCTTGACTACTGCCGCAAAGAAGGAGAATGGGTAACTAACCAATATGGCGGTAGAGAAAATTTAGAAGCTGCCGACTTTCTGCGTCAAGTAAACCATCTACTGTTTAGTTATTTCCCAGGTGTTCTTTCCATCGCTGAAGAATCTACATCTTGGCCGATGGTGTCTTGGCCTACCTATACAGGTGGTTTAGGCTTTAACTTGAAGTGGAACATGGGCTGGATGCACGATATGCTGGATTATTTCAGCATGGACCCTTGGTTTAGGCAGTTCCATCAAAACAACATCACTTTTAGTATGTGGTACAACCACAGCGAAAACTTCATGCTAGCCTTGTCCCACGATGAAGTCGTACATGGCAAGAGCAATATCATCGGTAAAATGCCGGGCGATAGATGGCAGAAATTAGCAAATGTGCGTTGTTTATTCACCTATATGTTTACTCACCCAGGTAAGAAAACCATGTTTATGAGCATGGAATTTGGACAATGGAGTGAGTGGAATGTCTGGGCTGATTTGGAGTGGTCTTTATTACAATTTGAACCCCATCAACAATTGAAAACGTTCTTTGCAGAACTGAATAAACTTTATCGTTCTGAACCAGCTTTATACACCTTAGACTTTGCTAGAGAAGGATTTGAGTGGGTTGATTGTAGCGATAATCGCCATAGTGTAGTCTCCTTTATCCGCCGTGATAAAGACACTGAAAATTTTGTGGTGGTCGTTTGTAACTTTACACCCCAACCCCATTCTCACTATCGTATTGGTGTACCAGAGAAAGGCTTTTACACAGAGTTATTCAATAGCGATGCACGTCAATATGGCGGTAGCAACATGGGTAACTTAGGTGGTAAGTGGACTGATGATTGGTCAATGCACAATCGTTCTTATTCACTGGATTTATGTTTACCACCTTTAGGCGTTTTAATCCTCAAGTTAAATAAAGAACAAACGGCTAAAGCGTTAGGTTCCTAA
- a CDS encoding alpha/beta fold hydrolase produces the protein MLQFQPPGFGHKVIHTSLGAMVYYTQTAAPWLNADEDLPPLLFLHNFGGGASAYEWSKVYPAFAATHRILAPDLIGWGESAHPVRDYQIQDYLTAIAQFINQTCHQPVKVIASSLTSAITIRLAITQPNLFDSLYLVCPSGFDDFGQGAGRRLPLSVINTPLLDNLIYALGAENELAVRNFLQSFLFAQPQRISQEIVDAYLYSAQQPNAKFAALSFLKGDLYFDLSLYIQQLTTPTVFFWGEKAQFTSIKLGRRLASLNPGVIKKFYAIADTGVLPHLELPEVFIGLLQSYV, from the coding sequence ATGCTTCAGTTTCAACCTCCTGGGTTTGGTCATAAAGTCATCCATACATCCTTGGGAGCAATGGTTTACTATACTCAAACGGCTGCTCCTTGGTTGAATGCTGATGAAGATTTACCACCGTTATTGTTTCTCCATAATTTTGGCGGGGGCGCGTCTGCTTATGAATGGTCTAAGGTATATCCGGCTTTTGCAGCTACACACCGCATCCTCGCACCTGATTTAATTGGCTGGGGAGAGTCTGCACATCCTGTAAGAGATTACCAGATTCAGGATTATCTTACGGCGATCGCACAATTCATTAATCAAACTTGTCACCAACCAGTCAAAGTCATCGCCTCTTCTTTAACTTCGGCTATAACTATTCGTTTAGCAATTACTCAACCCAATTTATTTGATTCACTATATTTAGTTTGTCCCTCTGGGTTTGATGATTTTGGTCAAGGTGCTGGACGCAGGCTACCATTATCTGTAATTAATACACCTTTGTTAGATAATTTAATTTATGCTTTGGGTGCAGAAAATGAACTGGCGGTAAGAAATTTCCTGCAAAGTTTTCTGTTTGCTCAACCGCAACGAATTTCGCAAGAAATAGTAGATGCTTATTTATATTCTGCACAACAGCCTAATGCTAAATTTGCCGCCTTGTCTTTTCTCAAAGGCGACCTTTATTTTGACTTGAGTTTATATATCCAACAATTGACAACTCCCACCGTCTTTTTCTGGGGAGAGAAAGCCCAATTTACTAGTATTAAATTAGGCAGACGCTTGGCTAGTTTGAATCCTGGAGTGATTAAGAAATTTTATGCGATCGCTGACACAGGAGTACTACCCCATTTAGAACTGCCAGAAGTCTTCATTGGCTTATTACAAAGTTATGTTTAA
- a CDS encoding HugZ family protein has protein sequence MSQLEKAQAEYEGFIQEFESAVISTISKEGVPNGSYAPFVIDDAKNIYIYVSGLSTHTKNIEANPHVNVLFIEDEAKANQIFARRRLNFDCTARLIERESATWNQIVDQFQARFGQIIEVLRGLGDFRIFQLTPHEGRFVIGFGSAYHISGDRLDQLEQITSEKG, from the coding sequence ATGAGTCAACTGGAAAAAGCTCAGGCTGAGTATGAAGGTTTTATTCAAGAGTTTGAAAGTGCTGTAATTAGCACTATATCTAAGGAGGGTGTCCCAAATGGGAGTTATGCTCCTTTTGTTATAGATGATGCTAAAAATATTTATATTTATGTAAGTGGTCTTTCTACCCACACTAAAAATATTGAGGCTAATCCTCATGTTAATGTTTTATTTATTGAGGATGAAGCAAAAGCTAATCAAATATTTGCCCGTCGTCGTTTAAACTTTGATTGTACAGCTAGGCTGATTGAGCGCGAATCTGCAACTTGGAATCAAATAGTTGACCAATTTCAAGCACGTTTTGGTCAAATTATTGAAGTATTACGCGGCTTGGGTGACTTTCGGATTTTCCAACTCACCCCTCATGAGGGACGTTTTGTCATTGGGTTTGGTTCAGCTTATCACATTAGCGGCGATCGCCTAGATCAACTTGAGCAAATCACAAGTGAGAAAGGATAG